One Aphelocoma coerulescens isolate FSJ_1873_10779 chromosome 6, UR_Acoe_1.0, whole genome shotgun sequence DNA window includes the following coding sequences:
- the STN1 gene encoding CST complex subunit STN1 isoform X3, with amino-acid sequence MPSVFLCHGFSPGGVDDSTGVINCVCWKNPMVAETPLSGHPSTPSSLTVFEQMKKLQEIVSQKTKLEIGDVVRVRGHIRTYRQQREIQASCFYKVDDPVCDVQISRMLELPCLYREVYDKPFKGSGEIQSGLEGQSFSIHMLHEKVQGFLLENKIQTFYQQELETVDSLVSLAGVHLPSPSCEEVKSKSNSSSKRIHSVFKEAIKMLQEKGVVFQKRSSSKDLYHVTDHDKELFKVTLDVIKEDCRKPRHAEKGCHFLHVLSCVRQSYNPSLDEVVMHRVLELLESNSDVVSTMEGYFMVF; translated from the exons TGGATGATAGTACTGGAGTTATAAATTGTGTCTGCTGGAAAAATCCCATGGTAGCAGAAACACCTTTATCAG GTCATCCAAGCACACCCAGCAGTCTCACTGTGTTTGAACAGATGAAGAAACTTCAAGAAATAGTGAGCCAGAAAACCAAGCTGGAGATTGGGGATGTTGTCAGGGTCAGAGGTCACATCCGAACCTATAGGCAGCAAAGAGAAATTCAGGCTTCATGTTTTT ATAAAGTGGATGATCCTGTGTGTGATGTCCAGATTTCAAGAATGCTGGAGCTCCCCTGTCTCTATAGAGAAGTTTATGACAAACCTTTCAAGGGCTCTGGAGAAATACAGAG TGGCCTGGAGGGTCAGAGTTTCTCAATCCATATGCTGCATGAGAAAGTGCAAGGCTTTCtattagaaaacaaaattcagACCTTTtaccagcaggagctggagacagtTGATTCTCTGGTGTCTCTGGCTGGTGTGCATCTACCCAGCCCCAGCTGTGAGGAG GTGAAGTCAAAAAGTAACTCCAGTTCCAAAAGGATTCACAGTGTTTTTAAGGAAGCAATAAAGATGCTACAAGAAAAAGGAGTGGTTTTCCAGAAACGTAGTAGCTCCAAGGACTTATACCAT gtGACTGACCATGATAAGGAGCTGTTTAAAGTGACCCTTGATGTGATTAAAGAAGACTGTCGAAAACCCAGGC aTGCTGAAAAAGGCTGCCATTTCCTTCATGTCCTGAGTTGTGTTCGGCAGAGCTACAACCCCTCTCTGGATGAAGTGGTGATGCACCGTGTCTTGGAACTACTGGAGAGTAACAGTGATGTTGTCAGCACTATGGAAGGATATTTTATggtattttaa